A region of the Plasmodium sp. gorilla clade G2 genome assembly, chromosome: 9 genome:
tatttcttcaaaagaagataaacaaatttttttcattttttaagtaCATTTTTTCTTACATATATGATGATGTAGTTAAAATGAAACatgaaaaaaaggaaaaatggAATAGAAATCAATTTTTAAATACgtttataattcttttgaaaaatataaaatatataataatagatatatttattaaatatatggatatgttattaatatataaatattatttcaaaaaaggaaataataaagatgaaaaaaatgttccATATTATGATGAATTCTTATTGTATATGAAATCGGTgcaaaatattttgtttactATCCTTCCCTTTTCAtctaatgatataataaaaaaactgAGCACATCTTACACAAACAAATGTAAGTTAATCAAGTATAATATGGGTAGAAACCATTTTGTATCCTTCAATATATCTTTGTATGGTATAggcaacaacaaaaaaaatgattctgacaaatattatttgaacAGTGGTTGTactaataattatgaagacgtattttttgatatagGGTATGatctaaaaaataataaaacagtGAATAATATCTACGACATATACAATGGAAATAAtctaaataaaatgaatagaTTGAATTATATAGATAGTATgaatcatattaatattgatACTAATCGTGTTTTACaacatatgaattatatgaacagaccaaatatattttgttttcaaGAGAATatagaagatataaatataaaattaggTACATATGAACATTTTCTtaatgaagaatataataataaaagtttgAACAATAGTATATCATGTGATAagaatgatgatgaaaaaaataataaaatttattttgagAAACATATAATTCTTCTAAATGTGATgagtattattttattaaatataatggaAGAATGTgtaaataacaaatataaatatgtttgtTTTACAAATAGTtatgttcatataataatgatgagaatattaaatattgttCATAGTAAtagttataattatatgaacatatatgATTATCATGTATATGATATAGataatgttataaatataaatgaaaagaaaaatgttctggatatattttttcaattcccttatgaaatattatgtcgtataataattatacaattaaaattttttgcAAACAaaacattaaataattataatatatttactgTGCTagttgaatatattttttatattagttCAGAGGttaatcctttttttttctatatatctAGATATATGTGGGACATGttatctttttatatgaataaagaaaatgatatggATAGTCTATCATCTTtagtaaatattatatttcatttaatttctCAGAAGAATATCAGAACaaatcatcataataataattatgagaATGGAAATATAATTTGTAGTACTTCTAATGTTGATGATTCTAAGATATTTAAGaatgaacataataataaatattttgacagtaaaataaaaagtaataataaacaatttttattatattcctttttaagaaaacaattttttttgaataaaagcggaaaaaattatatatacttcttaggcttgtttttaaaaaatataacatctTCTGATTTAATACAAACAGTTATGaagatatttatttataaatatcatatgAATTTGCAGTATaccttaaatatattattattatatttaaatgcaTTTGAGAAGAAGGTCGAGAAGCATGAAAATAATGGAttgaaacaaaataaaaatggaaaagaAGAGGATGTAAGTGTATATATAGATGTAGAGAATAACATTAAAGGAAATCTACAAATAAAACAgtttgataattataatattatgggTCATCAAGCATTTTATGAATCCGAATTAAACACAAATGATGATagtgatgatataaaaaatgtaaatagtaagatattattacataatgGAGacaatcaaaaaaaaaataatataaatgatataaattataaaaataatattgatgaaaataaaattatatcactatatatatattttgatataataaatatatttcctcCTAATTTTTTTGAGTGtattaatgaaataaatttaataaaagatatacagaatatatttaatttattaatatatttacatgaggaatatatattacttgagaaaagaaatatgaaatataaatattctaaaatttttaaaaagatcaaaaaacaaaatataaaagattatccattgtattattataatagtgCTAAGATGTATTTCCCTTtaattatatcatcattaatatctcattcttttttttttattatgcaCCAGTATTCGAATTTTATATTACctaattttcatataataaatttttatcaaaaattttttagtaataaatatttatacacaTTATGTGATAATAATGTGTATCTGAAAATATTGAATgaatcatttataatatgtatgaacatattaaagataaaaaatgatCAACAGGAGGAAAAGCAaggtaataatattaatatgaaagTTGATAACGAAAATTTGACAAATGAGGATAAACTATATGAGTATAGAGATATATCAGATGATGATAAAACGTTAATaagtcataataataataatagtaataataacaattttgATAAAACTTCAGAGTGTGTGAAACCCAAATGTGAGGAGAAGAAAggaagaaatattttatataatgatatcaATAGAATAGATatcaatataatatcatGTCTTTTTaaagtttatataatatttcttaaaGATTAtagttctttttttctttcttctataatggtattattaaaaaataatataattttattaaatgatatatattttatggatatatataaaacaatatatacttatttacaaaaggatgaaaaaaaatataccaacttatttaaatatttaatttcttcaatatttcaatatttttttttttcaaaaaacaGTGATAAGAATATGTTACAAGATAAATATGAAGGTGCcacaaatattattttaagacatatgaaagaaaatatgacaataatatatcataggaatttatttctaaatgttttttttcaaaatatattatcttcttcatatatattatcatctccattttgttttaaaaaacaaattttaaattttttacaaaCTATTTTGAACAAACAAAAAGCTTCTGATCATTTTATAAGCTTATccaaattttttcttcttaatAATTAGTAATGGGTAAacacaaaaattaaaatgaaaatgaaaataatgataaaaatataggaatataaaatatatatatatatatatatatatggaaaaatatgaaaatataaatataggaAATTCAATTAAAACGTGTATGGATATTTTGAACTGTTATTTTGAATAAGTTTACATTgtcaaattataatttatattatgtctatatatatatattttatatgttttgctttttttcttttccttttttttttttttttgttcacattttaattttgtttattatttattcatttgttttttaattttaatttttttttttttttaaatcgaAATAAAAATCCATAACActctttttaataatatatttgtagtaCACATTTTTCATAACTCATTTttgttttacttttttttatcatctatcaattatataaatatatatatgtgtttatttattttattaattataccatttattattttattttattttatttatttattattttttttttttctgtgttgctttattaaatatataaaagaaatcaTTACATCAGGATTTATATTctaataaatcaaaaaaatattaaaattaaaaaaacaatataaaaagaactaatcatattataataatgattaaaAAATATCTGTTCAAATTATGTTCCTTgagataatatttatataaataaaaatttgtaaagaaaatgtaaatatattatatatatatatttatataatatcaaagaaaagaaaaaaaaaaaattgaatgtcctctttattatatatatatatattagaaacTATCTAATGCACaccaaaataaaattattaacagaaaaaaagttcaacattttcctttttttttttttttttttttttttttccaaccTTCAAcataatgtaaaaatatataaatgaatatatttatatatatgtacatattttatgttttacttttttttatatattttgacctgtcatgaaaaaaaaaaaaaaaaaaaaaaaaaaactaaataaaaaataaaatatataaatatatatatatatatttatatatataatagaatttaaaggtatattattaaaaaaaaaaaaaaaaaaaaaaaaaagagtaatgaataaatagtaaaagaaaataaacaaaatttttaaatatatccaTGTGTGTGTGTTTCTATAccttttatttctatattgttgtattttttttcttcaatatagaaatgtgtaaatataaagggggaaaaaaataaattatatttcaaacaaagatatatttgtatatatttttataggtatacgtttaatatatatatatatttaatatcttttttttgttcatatattttcttaattaAATTTACTATAAAGGTTTTAATTTAAtgtaatttaatttaatttttttttttaaattaattatctatatgtatataagataaaattgtttgttatattatttttcttttattttattgatttattttattgatttatattttatttcttatataacCTTTTGAAATGTGGTGTAGAAATTATTCTTGTTtacatgaatatatttttttttttttttggtagaAACGATAGGTATATGCATATAACGAATGTatgtctatatatataaatatacatatatatttatatttatttatgacaatatatattgctcttattattaattttatttatataaaatacctTTTTATTATGCAGAAAAAAGCTATATAACTGAatgtcttttattttataataaataaaatatataataacaaaaaccTTTTAATAAAGGCAAGAATTATTGTttgtgtttttatttttatttttttaattatgatattccaatatatatatatttatatatatatgtaacataaaatatattggcTAATGAGTCTATAGTGATAATATGAAGTGGATataaggagaaaaaaaagaaaggaaataatataatgttaatataaaataatatatatatatatatatgtatgtatgtatttatgtatttcctttttttatataagataATTTTACATTTATGAATTTCATGTGACTCCATAAATAACAATGGGCAATACAGTGACAACATTTTTTAGAGATTGTTGTAAtagattatttaataaaagtaTAGTTTTTCAAATTAGAATATGTGGACCAGCTCAAAGTGGAAAAACAACATttgtaaaatttttaatgtGTAATCAATTTTTAAAAGTAAAACCTACAGAAggtaaaaagaataataattagaaggaataaataaataaaaatatatatgtattgacattatatatatatatatatatatatatatatatttatttatttatttatttattatgtttgTTGATAGGTCTACTTGTTGAAAAAATTGATTATGAGGAATTCTCTGTAATTATTTGGGATTCAAGATATAGCCTGGAAGATGATGTAATACGATAAAACTATTAGGAtatgcatataaataaataaatatatatatatatatatatatgtatgtttttctttttctttttattatttttttaggcGTCTATTAACAAATTAGATATCGACGctgtaatttattttattgatcTTTCTGACCAAGGAAGATTAAAAATAGgtgggaaaaaaaaaagaaaaaataacgaattagtaatatatatatatgtatgtagttttttatatattatgataaataaggaaatatatttatatatatatatattttgagaaagaggcatatatatatatatatatatgcatatcttttttttttttttttttacttccttttatatatatatatatttatatttatatatagctAAAAAGGGGTTTTACAAAGTATTACAAGATTTTGACCATGTTGATAATGTTTTAGTTGTTGCTAGCAAACAAGATAAAAAAGGTTGTATGACATTAGATCATGTCAGGAAGGAATTAAAAATTGACAAAATTGTTGACAGGAATtggtaaaaaaataaataaataaataaataaataaataaatatatatatatatatatatatttatttatttataatattctctttcatttttttttttttttttttttttttttttttttttttttttatttacagcTTTTTAGCAGAATGCTCCTCAAAAACAGGCCATGGAATTGAGTATTCAATGAACTGGCTTTTTAATCAATTAAtgattaaaagaaaaaaaagtttatgtcttttaaaataaaaaagaaaaaaacaaaatgatttTCTTAtcttaaatttatttatatattttttctattattcatattatttattattattattattttttttttttatgttatttaattttttatttatttgaaaataagtcttttatatatattaggtatatataaaatttttcatTCTCAAAACagaaaagtaaaaaaaaaaaaaaaaaaaaaattatataaataaataaatatatatatatatatatatatatatatatatatatatatatatataatatatatatttttttttttcgtttaattaaaaaaaaattatatttttttgtttgataatatattatgttccTATTTTAAAGTGCTTAaattagtaataatattaatacatcacaaaaatatatacacatatatatattatatatatatatatatatatatatatatatatatatttgtgattcgatttttttttttatattcaagaGAACATCTCTTATGTTTTAATAGGTCACATATTATgtgtattataatttatgattattttatttttaaataatattatgtcaATGATTTATAAGAATTGCCAGtacatataaagaataatatcatttattataaagcagataatattatatatatatatatataaatatatatatatatatttatatgccgaaacaatgtatttataatgaattaatcgaattatttaaaaaaaaaaaaaaaaaactattaAGTTATAAAATAGAAATGATAAAATGTATACAACTCTATCTTATTATTGTATGCATACtacttataaatattgtGTGTAAAACTTACAGAGATAATTCTTATGCTGGATATATAAGGAATAATATACACAATACTCATAAGACgagaaaaaagatatatagaAGATAtgctcaaaaaaaaaaagagaaagaaagttatgaagaatattttaaagaactagataaaatttttaatgaaTATGATTATGATGCAGATCAAgttgaagaagaagaaaaaaaaaaagaacaagaattaaatttaataacaGAAAAAGATTTATTAGAAATTAATTTCTGTAATTATGAAAAGGATCCACGTAGTTTAGCTAATCTTGTTAAAGACAAAAGTGAAGAAGAAAtcgaaaaagaaaatattgaaaataatcaaaatgttgaaaataataaaaataatacattagAATATAGCTATGATTATGAtcgtatattaaaaaaaaaaaaatttctcaaagaaaaaatagaatataaagataaatttatattaaatgaaaatcaTAATAAACTAATCAATAATATAGATACCAGTTTTATGAAcgattttttaaataattataaaaatgattttaaTAAACCATTTTATAAAGCTAGACGGGATCAATATTTTGCTCGTGAGGATCTAACACaagatgaaataaaaaataacaatcaAACGGAAGATAAAGAAggtaatattcataataataataataatagtaataattatatatatgatgaggAAGGAAAAAAAGTTCCATATGATCATAAAATTTCAAAGGATGatcaaaataatgaagacCTGTTAAACGAAAATCTAGAAAGTGTTCTATTTCtaaaaagaataagaaaCACTTTTGATATAGAAagaaatgtttatattaatgattccataaaagatataaaagaaaaatataataatcaagGGGATAAAACAAACATATggaataatatcaataatgatgataatgataaaggAAGAGATGAAGAGAATAGGTTTCATAAATATGTTgaagagaaaataaaaaatgcaaatacagatgaaaatattgataaattaattttaaagaaatatataaatatgttttcaATAGATGAAGAAGTTCTAAATATTaatgagaaaataaaaaaatgtgaaAATGTACATTCAATTTTAGAAATTTTTAAAGAGAATAAACGTATCAATATAATCAATATAATGTatgcatttatatatatagatagatttaaatgtttaaatataaccgaatatttatatgaaaaaaggtTTGCTTATATAACTTATGCATTAGAAGAAAtcatgaaatattatttatacgtATTAAACAAGAAAGGTTTAAAAGacttatataagaaaaaaaatataaaaaatttaaataatataaatgaagaagacacagaaaaaaaaaatattaaaaatataaaaaatttaaataatataaatgaagaagacacagaaaaacaaaaaaaaatacacatgaatgataacaataataatgatagttctaataaggataataattatgataatgatCTTTTTGAACGTAGGACCTTACAACTGAATGACAAAAATTTAatctttttaattaaatatatgaataaactaaaattattttacataaatataaatttatataatatgtttttcataatattatccAAGTCCTTTCCATTATGTAGTGctaattcttttattattttattatcttatatgaatgaatataattattataataataatatacataagaagattaatatttctatattgaATGAAttgtttcatatttttaaaagagaTGGAATAAAATCTAGCGGTTTGAATTTTGcacattttaaaatattacttcctttattaataaagtataaatatgttaataataatatttttaaacttttatatctatattttgaaaaggatataaagaatatgatGAAAACATTAACAAGTAACTTGAAAAGGAAGGAACGTAAAGAAATTTGTAATGTTTTGTTTTATGATGTTAAAACAAaggaacaagaaaaaaataaagaaaaatatctttcctatttaaaatatgaagaaatgaaagaaaaaaaagaaagcaTGGAAATTTTGTCACaacttttaaattatttaatgataTGTAAATTTAATGAAGAAGATACAATAGTTTTAAAACTAattgaaatatttattgatTATATGCATTTATTAGATGTAGatcaattattaaatatattttttaattatcatatttttcaatatagtaatgaaaaaataatttatagaTGTAAACAAGAGTTGTTAAATAGGAAAAGCTTATTAAAagattatcatataaataaaatattatcatttataatatataattatagaaAGGCTGAAGTATATCGTAATTATTATCGTCATTGGTTCAATTATAAgaactatattatatataggaatgatgaaaatgttgATACAATTTCAAGTAATGAAAATACTACACAAAATGAGCatgaaacatataaaataaaaaagaatgtatcacaaaataatataaatgataaaaaagaaaatacaacAATTGAAAATACGAATAATATTcaatatgatgataataataatagtaatagtaataatagttaTGGTAGGTGTCATTCCTTTTATGATAATCTTAATGAAGGAGGAAATGTTAAAAAGCTTCCCAATAATATATCTGTCAAAGAAGtattagaaaaaagaaaagagataaaacaatttaaaaaagattattatataaataaaaaaatttttaaagatatagaattcatatatgatttaacacatgatatacatatatatgtatcatttaaaaatgttCATTTGTTAAAACTTATATATagtatttatttgttaagtttattattttataaaaatatggatgTACTACGAATAGCATCAGAAATAGCATATGATTTAACagatacaaatatattttcatttattgatcaatattcttattatttatatgatgatatatatattgtcataaaaacatttaaatatatatcttttttttctatggATCTAATTGATATCTggaaaaaattttttttcttattaaatcattttgttaataatttaaatttagaaaatatttatgatattttcttttttattcatatagcCAAAATAACTAAtttgaaaaatgaaaattacgATGTCTTCCATTTATTAACATCACgtatgaaaaatattgttaaaatattatttacacataatataaaaaattttaatacctatccacatacatatattttaaatattcttaatatgattaatgatgaaaaaaatgaacatgtTACTGATTTTTTAcaatactttttttattccaTATATAAAAGGATACAATATTTGAGCTCacatgatgataatatgttAGCAGATTTATCATATGATAAGGATAAAATGGATGTTCCAAATACAAATATTGaagataatatgaaaaaggttaaccataaatataatgagaATTATAAATCTGTtgatgacaaaaaaaatgttgatgacaaaaaaaatgttgaTGACAATAAATATGTTGATGACAACAAATCTGTTGAGGATAATATCAACTCATTTaattataacataaaaaatgatagatttgaaaaaaaacataataatatatttttttccaatAGATctgatacaaaaaataaggaatcaaataatatatacaaaaatgtaaataattatatttataactttAAAGATATACgtttattcataaaaatatttttaagatattataaacaagaccaagaaaattttaatttacaaATTGttgattttatattatataattctgaagttttcttttttaatatgtggACAAATAGAAGATATTATCAAAggcattatttttttggaaatgaaataaaagaatttttacatttaataaaagaacttatacaaaataaattatataattctaatattatgtatagatgtgtaaatatatttaaatatataataaatatacaaagtactattaatatacaagatatttctaatataaaatgtaatttatataataacttctttttacattttgataatataaatgatgttAATCTGtggaaatatataagaaaggTCTTTTTAATTCAATCAGacatttgaaatatatatatataaggagaaacatatatacttattatcaaattaaaatatagcacatacatatatatatatatatatatatatatatatatatatatttatatatatatatgttattttgaTGTcaccctttttttttttttttttttttttttttatttttcccctttttctttttggaTTTTACATGGACAAGCTttcaaatgaagaaaaaatgaaaaaatataagtgtgacatattttcataatatataaaagttttAATCATTTAATAGATGATATTAATTTTGTTCCTTACCACtcatgtttttattttaattataatattatatttaaagaaaaaaaaaaaaaataataaaaatggacGAATAAATAACAGAGTGGTTACATAAAtgtcataatatatatatatatagttatttcttttttttttctttttttttttttttttttttttttgtttattttttttgtgttttttttaatttttcattttgaatattatatttttaatatctattattatatcatttaaaaaacaaaaagaccAATTGATGGtccatataaaatatatgttattatatatccaaataatttttatttaaacacagtcaaattataattatatatatatatatatatatatatatatatatattaatattaatgttaatgttaatattaatagtcttagtaaaaatgtataaaaaaataaaaaattaattcttttcatataacattataagtattattatatatttaatatatatattattatatatataatatattttttattctttattcTTTCTCATGTTttgtaaaataatttttttttttttttttttttatatattttaaatggaaacttttatattatcctaaatattctataaatagtaatatattaaagatgttttatatatatatatatatatatatatatttattttttttatttatttatttatttatttatttttttttttttttttttttatgttcacATGTGTGTGtgtaaatttataaatattatgtaataaaaaaaaaaaaaaaaaaggaaaaaaaaaaaattaactgttatatgatatatatattaaagtattttaatatatatccatttatTCCAAAATTGagatgttaaaaaaaaattttaaataaaaataaataaatatatatatatataaatataataca
Encoded here:
- a CDS encoding ADP-ribosylation factor, putative, whose translation is MGNTVTTFFRDCCNRLFNKSIVFQIRICGPAQSGKTTFVKFLMCNQFLKVKPTEGLLVEKIDYEEFSVIIWDSRYSLEDDASINKLDIDAVIYFIDLSDQGRLKIAKKGFYKVLQDFDHVDNVLVVASKQDKKGCMTLDHVRKELKIDKIVDRNCFLAECSSKTGHGIEYSMNWLFNQLMIKRKKSLCLLK